One region of Marivirga arenosa genomic DNA includes:
- a CDS encoding agmatinase family protein encodes MSKKNQIIKNFDPNGLGNIDHIFALPFDKENADLILLPVPWEVTVSYEAGTAKGPEHIKNASVQVDLYQKDIIDAWKMGIHMLPIHEDLFSKSEENRTKAEQYISLLEEGKEDSEEGSDLSKAINTACTEMVEWVKKESLEILKKGKLLGIVGGDHSTPLGAVHALASQNESFGVLQLDAHMDFRKAYENFTYSHASISYNMLQEVPQIEKLVQVGIRDFCEEEVKFAESQGDRVSVFYDEDIKVGMFEGESWTIICDRIIKELPDKVYISFDIDGLRPELCPNTGTPVPGGLSYSEVIYLLTKLVKNGKKIIGFDLNEVAPGENTDWNGNVGARILYRLCNLMGVSQGRLEWDESL; translated from the coding sequence ATGAGTAAAAAAAATCAAATTATTAAAAACTTTGACCCAAATGGATTGGGTAATATTGACCATATTTTTGCACTACCATTCGATAAAGAAAATGCAGATTTAATCTTATTGCCAGTTCCTTGGGAAGTGACGGTATCCTATGAAGCAGGAACCGCTAAAGGACCAGAGCATATAAAAAATGCATCTGTTCAGGTCGATCTGTATCAAAAAGATATAATTGATGCTTGGAAAATGGGGATTCATATGCTTCCTATTCATGAAGATTTATTTTCAAAAAGTGAAGAAAATAGAACTAAAGCTGAGCAATACATAAGTTTATTAGAAGAAGGAAAAGAAGATAGTGAAGAAGGATCCGATTTATCAAAGGCAATCAATACGGCTTGTACGGAAATGGTCGAGTGGGTGAAAAAAGAATCACTTGAAATTCTTAAGAAAGGAAAATTATTGGGAATAGTCGGTGGTGATCATAGTACCCCTTTAGGAGCAGTTCATGCTCTAGCATCTCAAAATGAATCTTTTGGTGTGCTTCAATTAGATGCGCATATGGACTTCAGAAAAGCTTATGAAAATTTCACATATTCGCATGCTTCTATTTCATATAATATGTTGCAGGAAGTCCCACAGATTGAAAAACTCGTTCAAGTAGGTATTAGAGATTTTTGTGAGGAAGAAGTAAAGTTTGCAGAAAGTCAGGGTGACAGAGTAAGTGTTTTCTATGATGAAGACATTAAAGTAGGTATGTTTGAAGGAGAATCGTGGACTATCATCTGTGATAGAATTATTAAGGAACTTCCAGATAAGGTTTATATATCATTCGATATTGATGGCCTCAGACCAGAATTATGTCCGAATACCGGAACGCCAGTACCAGGAGGATTAAGTTACTCTGAAGTGATATACTTATTAACTAAATTGGTGAAAAACGGTAAAAAAATTATCGGTTTTGACTTAAATGAAGTTGCTCCGGGTGAAAATACAGACTGGAATGGAAATGTAGGTGCCAGAATTTTGTATCGCCTATGCAACTTAATGGGTGTGTCTCAAGGGAGATTAGAATGGGATGAGAGTCTTTAA
- a CDS encoding SixA phosphatase family protein, producing MNNPNFTYKQLFNQMVKDLYLIRHGEAEEATSGLKDVERQLTAKGLQDASKVGMYLKQKEFHPDIMLHSIAQRTTETMYRINEQLGVKKDHIEASEDIYEASARIMLRVISEIPAEMRSAIIICHNPAITYISEYITGSEVGYVQAAGMVHIQIPFSSWSEVSEKNCDFIEYISPDDIQ from the coding sequence ATGAATAATCCTAATTTTACTTACAAACAGCTATTCAATCAAATGGTTAAAGATCTATATTTAATACGCCATGGCGAAGCAGAAGAAGCAACTTCAGGCCTGAAAGATGTGGAACGCCAATTAACCGCAAAGGGTTTGCAAGATGCTTCCAAAGTGGGCATGTATTTAAAACAGAAAGAGTTCCATCCAGACATTATGCTGCATAGTATAGCGCAAAGAACCACTGAAACTATGTACCGAATCAACGAACAGCTAGGAGTGAAAAAAGATCATATCGAAGCATCTGAAGACATTTATGAAGCATCAGCCCGAATAATGTTGAGAGTAATTTCTGAGATTCCTGCTGAAATGAGATCTGCAATTATAATTTGCCACAACCCCGCAATCACCTACATTTCGGAATATATAACGGGTTCTGAAGTAGGTTATGTACAAGCTGCAGGAATGGTGCATATCCAAATTCCGTTTTCATCTTGGTCTGAAGTTTCAGAAAAAAATTGTGACTTTATAGAATACATCAGTCCAGACGACATTCAATAA
- the topA gene encoding type I DNA topoisomerase, which produces MSKNLVIVESPAKAKTIEGYLGKDYKVLSSYGHVRDLPKGNNAIDIENGFTPTYEISKDKKEVIKALTKEAKLAEMIYLATDDDREGEAISWHLKEALKLDDARTKRIVFREITKSAIQNAIKSPKGIDVDLVNAQQARRILDRLVGFELSPILWKKIKTGLSAGRVQSVAVRIVVEREREIEKFKPESFYKVQAFFNVEGKELKAELPGRFKTEEEAMSFLENCLEAEFSIGKLEKKPGKKSPAPPFTTSTLQQEASRKLGFSVSQTMTLAQRLYEAGKISYMRTDSLNLSDEAKQGAAKEIKSEFGDEYSHTRTFKTKSAGAQEAHEAIRPTNFANKEASSDYNEQRLYDLIWKRAIASQMSDAQIEKTNVSIDISNTDQTLSASGEVVKFEGFLKVYIESTDDEEEGENNVTKGMLPPLQVGQELDLKRMQSREGFTRPPARYNEATLVKKLEEMGIGRPSTYAPTISTIQKRGYVNKEYRDGKERKYVEMVLENGKVERTEKTEITGTEKNKLFPSNLAMVVNDFLVEHFPNVTDYNFTAKVEQEFDEIAKGEKIWNNMINKFYGEFHEKVDEAESIERKDINTGRELGIDPKTGKKVIVRLGKFGPLVQLGETPDAEDENAEKPQFASLRKGQFIESITLEDALELFKLPRNLGEYEDKKMVAAIGRFGPYVRHDGKFVSIPKGEDPLDITADRAIELIEAKRKADREKFIKGFEEDENVQVLNGRWGPYIKFGKKNVKIPKDKEPTELTYQDCVELAEKTPDKKGGKKAAAKKKSTKKK; this is translated from the coding sequence ATGTCGAAAAATTTAGTGATAGTGGAGTCACCCGCCAAAGCCAAAACGATTGAAGGTTACTTAGGAAAAGATTATAAAGTACTTTCCAGTTATGGCCACGTAAGGGATTTACCGAAGGGGAATAATGCCATCGACATAGAAAATGGTTTTACACCTACTTATGAAATCTCTAAGGATAAAAAGGAGGTAATTAAAGCTTTAACAAAAGAAGCGAAATTAGCAGAAATGATCTATCTGGCGACTGATGATGACCGTGAAGGAGAAGCCATTTCATGGCATTTAAAAGAAGCTTTAAAGTTAGATGATGCAAGAACCAAAAGAATCGTATTTAGAGAAATCACTAAATCTGCGATTCAAAATGCCATAAAGTCGCCAAAGGGAATTGATGTTGATTTAGTAAATGCTCAGCAAGCGAGAAGAATTTTAGATAGGCTAGTAGGTTTTGAGCTTTCACCTATTTTATGGAAAAAGATTAAAACAGGATTGTCGGCTGGTAGAGTACAATCTGTAGCGGTAAGAATAGTGGTAGAAAGAGAGCGTGAGATTGAAAAGTTTAAGCCAGAGTCATTTTATAAAGTACAAGCCTTTTTTAATGTAGAAGGAAAAGAACTAAAAGCAGAGCTTCCGGGTAGATTTAAAACTGAGGAAGAAGCCATGTCTTTCTTGGAAAATTGCTTAGAGGCAGAATTTTCAATTGGTAAATTGGAGAAAAAGCCAGGTAAAAAATCTCCTGCGCCACCCTTTACTACTTCTACATTACAGCAAGAAGCATCTCGAAAACTAGGGTTTTCTGTTTCTCAAACCATGACATTGGCTCAGCGCCTTTATGAAGCAGGTAAAATATCCTATATGAGAACTGACTCATTAAATCTTTCTGATGAGGCGAAACAAGGAGCGGCTAAAGAAATTAAATCTGAGTTTGGAGATGAGTATTCGCACACCAGAACTTTTAAAACAAAATCTGCTGGAGCACAAGAAGCTCACGAAGCCATAAGACCAACAAATTTCGCGAATAAGGAAGCTAGTTCGGATTATAATGAGCAACGATTATATGATCTAATATGGAAGAGAGCGATTGCTTCTCAAATGTCAGATGCTCAAATTGAAAAGACTAACGTCAGCATTGATATTTCCAATACGGATCAAACTTTAAGCGCAAGTGGTGAAGTAGTGAAGTTTGAAGGATTTTTGAAAGTTTATATCGAATCTACTGATGATGAGGAAGAAGGAGAGAATAATGTAACCAAAGGTATGTTACCGCCTTTGCAAGTAGGTCAGGAATTGGATTTGAAGAGAATGCAATCAAGAGAAGGATTCACGCGTCCACCTGCAAGATATAATGAAGCTACCCTTGTTAAAAAGCTGGAAGAAATGGGGATTGGAAGACCTTCTACCTATGCACCTACTATCTCTACAATTCAAAAGAGAGGATATGTGAATAAGGAATATAGAGATGGTAAGGAGCGAAAGTATGTTGAAATGGTGCTTGAAAATGGAAAGGTTGAAAGGACTGAGAAAACAGAAATAACGGGTACTGAAAAGAATAAATTATTCCCAAGTAATTTGGCAATGGTGGTGAATGACTTTTTAGTAGAGCATTTCCCTAATGTTACGGATTACAATTTTACTGCTAAAGTAGAGCAGGAATTTGATGAGATTGCCAAAGGAGAAAAGATCTGGAATAATATGATCAATAAATTCTATGGTGAATTCCATGAAAAAGTTGATGAAGCGGAAAGTATTGAAAGAAAAGATATAAATACTGGGAGAGAATTAGGTATTGACCCGAAAACAGGAAAAAAAGTTATTGTTCGTTTAGGGAAATTTGGTCCGCTGGTTCAACTAGGTGAAACGCCTGATGCAGAGGACGAAAATGCTGAAAAACCTCAATTTGCAAGTTTAAGAAAAGGGCAATTTATTGAAAGTATTACTCTGGAAGATGCCTTGGAATTATTTAAACTTCCTAGAAATTTAGGTGAATATGAAGATAAAAAGATGGTGGCTGCCATTGGTAGATTTGGTCCTTATGTTCGCCACGATGGTAAATTTGTAAGTATCCCAAAAGGTGAAGACCCATTGGATATTACTGCAGATAGAGCTATTGAGTTAATTGAAGCTAAACGAAAAGCGGACCGTGAGAAATTTATAAAGGGATTCGAGGAAGATGAAAATGTTCAGGTTCTGAACGGTAGATGGGGTCCTTACATCAAGTTTGGTAAGAAAAATGTTAAAATTCCAAAAGATAAAGAGCCTACGGAATTGACTTATCAGGATTGTGTGGAATTAGCTGAAAAAACACCAGATAAAAAGGGTGGAAAAAAAGCTGCTGCCAAGAAAAAGTCTACTAAGAAAAAATAG
- a CDS encoding DMT family transporter, which yields MNKGILYMIIAGFLFASMNVFVKMLPNIPAVEIVFFRSLISFIMSFAYLKYVGVPVLGNNKKLLIARGAVGAVALTMYFYTLQNIPLASAVTMQFLSPIFTSILGVFIVREKVHPKQWIFYIMAFAGLIIIQGFDPRISIQMFIIGISSSIFAGLAYNIIRKINKTEHPLVIVFYFPLVTTPLTGLYSAFNWVMPVGSEWLILLAIGILTQFAQYFMTMSYQSEDLSKVASLKYLTIIYAIGFGYVFFDETYNWIVFSGIGLILTGVILNVWFKNKLSKVNR from the coding sequence ATGAATAAAGGAATTCTTTACATGATAATAGCGGGTTTTTTGTTCGCAAGCATGAATGTGTTTGTGAAAATGCTTCCTAATATTCCGGCTGTTGAGATCGTATTTTTTCGATCATTGATCTCATTCATCATGAGTTTTGCCTATTTGAAATACGTTGGGGTTCCAGTTTTAGGAAACAATAAAAAGCTATTAATAGCAAGAGGAGCCGTAGGGGCAGTAGCCTTAACCATGTATTTTTACACACTGCAAAATATTCCTCTGGCAAGTGCAGTAACCATGCAATTTTTATCCCCCATTTTCACCTCAATTTTAGGTGTTTTTATTGTTCGGGAGAAGGTTCATCCAAAACAATGGATCTTTTATATAATGGCTTTTGCCGGCTTAATCATCATACAAGGTTTTGATCCAAGAATATCCATTCAAATGTTTATAATTGGGATAAGCTCTTCCATTTTTGCTGGTCTTGCCTATAATATTATTAGGAAAATTAATAAGACTGAGCATCCGCTAGTCATTGTTTTTTATTTCCCTTTGGTAACCACCCCTTTAACCGGCTTGTATTCTGCTTTTAATTGGGTGATGCCAGTAGGTTCTGAATGGTTGATTTTACTGGCTATTGGCATTTTAACACAGTTCGCTCAATATTTCATGACTATGTCTTATCAATCCGAAGATTTATCAAAAGTGGCTAGCTTGAAATATCTTACTATAATTTATGCCATTGGCTTTGGATATGTATTTTTTGATGAAACCTACAATTGGATTGTGTTTTCTGGGATAGGACTAATATTAACTGGCGTAATTCTCAATGTATGGTTCAAAAATAAATTATCAAAAGTCAACCGTTAA
- a CDS encoding sensor histidine kinase — MSISKENISMGKENTHLQVELEAVKKKLAQYQFAAAGANEGLWDRDLISGEVFISPPWLTMLGYDPKEIKEYFSLWEELMHPEDHQITVKALDDFIAGIKDDYNVQFRLRHKNGHYIWVQSTAKLTVDENNIPIRVSGSHRDITEKKRSEEIIKLSEEKYKNFFKNSLIGIMRVRKDDLEVMEINQKGMSILALPHLTRHLKLTDLFVDKGETDRFMALLSEKESLEEYEAKFQRWDESETWVSISASEIEINKQNFYDVVFRDISEFKENLLELQRLNFELDNFVYHASHDIRSPLRSLMGLIEILKTESRPAEIRKIIEMVTGSINRLDKFVVDLLAMSRDHRMEEPEAVPINFMVEVNNSITNFHHVYTTKNLEIRTKIIQWYPFHSDLTKIRIILNNLISNSIKYRKNLDEGFSFINIEIETSDKEAKLIIEDNGEGIPHDKLGKIFDMFYRASENSEGSGLGMYIVKNVIQKLDAEIKVDSEEGEGTKFEIVIPNRYNIENFK; from the coding sequence ATGAGCATCAGTAAAGAAAATATCTCAATGGGAAAGGAGAACACCCATTTACAAGTAGAGTTGGAGGCTGTTAAAAAGAAGCTAGCTCAATACCAATTTGCCGCTGCCGGTGCAAATGAAGGTTTGTGGGATAGGGATTTAATATCTGGCGAGGTATTTATTTCTCCACCCTGGCTTACAATGCTTGGTTATGATCCTAAAGAGATTAAAGAATACTTTTCTTTATGGGAAGAATTAATGCATCCGGAAGATCACCAAATAACCGTGAAAGCTCTAGATGATTTTATTGCAGGAATAAAAGATGATTACAATGTTCAATTTCGATTAAGACATAAAAATGGTCATTATATTTGGGTGCAATCTACTGCTAAGCTTACAGTAGATGAAAATAATATACCTATCCGAGTTTCAGGTTCACATCGTGATATAACGGAAAAAAAGAGAAGTGAAGAAATCATAAAGTTAAGTGAGGAGAAGTATAAAAACTTTTTCAAAAATTCACTTATCGGAATCATGAGGGTTCGAAAAGATGATTTAGAGGTTATGGAAATTAACCAAAAGGGCATGAGTATTTTGGCACTTCCACATTTAACCCGACATTTGAAATTAACCGATTTGTTTGTTGATAAAGGAGAGACAGATCGATTTATGGCATTATTGTCAGAAAAAGAATCTCTCGAAGAATATGAAGCTAAATTTCAAAGGTGGGATGAATCAGAAACTTGGGTTTCTATTTCTGCTTCTGAAATTGAAATTAATAAGCAGAATTTTTATGATGTTGTTTTTAGAGATATCAGTGAATTCAAAGAGAATTTGTTAGAACTGCAACGCTTAAATTTTGAATTAGATAATTTTGTTTACCATGCTTCTCATGATATTCGCTCTCCGTTGCGATCCTTGATGGGATTGATAGAAATATTAAAAACTGAATCGCGTCCTGCCGAAATTCGAAAAATTATAGAGATGGTCACGGGTAGTATTAATCGACTTGATAAATTTGTGGTTGATTTATTAGCAATGTCTCGTGATCACAGAATGGAAGAACCAGAGGCAGTTCCTATCAATTTTATGGTGGAAGTAAACAATAGCATTACTAATTTTCATCATGTATATACTACCAAAAATCTTGAAATAAGAACCAAAATTATTCAGTGGTATCCTTTCCATTCGGATCTTACTAAAATTCGTATTATTCTTAATAATTTAATTTCTAATTCAATTAAATATCGAAAGAATTTAGATGAAGGTTTTTCATTTATTAATATTGAAATAGAAACATCAGATAAGGAAGCGAAGTTAATAATTGAAGATAATGGAGAAGGAATTCCTCATGATAAACTAGGGAAAATTTTCGATATGTTCTACCGTGCTTCTGAAAATAGTGAGGGAAGTGGTTTAGGAATGTATATCGTTAAAAATGTGATTCAAAAACTTGATGCTGAAATTAAAGTAGATTCAGAAGAAGGAGAGGGGACAAAATTCGAAATCGTAATTCCAAACAGATACAACATAGAAAACTTTAAATAA
- the panB gene encoding 3-methyl-2-oxobutanoate hydroxymethyltransferase — protein sequence MSVHKNSIKKITTHQLHEMKNRGEKISMLTAYDFSMAKLVDAAGVDVILVGDSASNVMAGHETTLPITLDQMIYHAAAVVRAVERALVVVDIPFGSYQGNSSEALRSSIRIMKESGGHAVKMEGGAEIQESIKRILSAGIPVMGHLGLTPQSIYKFGTYTVRAKEEAEAEKLIEDAKILEECGCFSIVLEKIPAELAKRVAKEVNIPIIGIGAGPYVDGQVLVLHDLLGITTEFKPRFLRHYAKLDTTITEAIGKYVEDVKNVDFPNQDEMY from the coding sequence ATGTCAGTTCATAAAAACTCAATCAAAAAAATCACTACTCATCAATTGCATGAAATGAAAAATAGAGGTGAAAAAATCTCTATGTTAACGGCTTATGATTTTTCAATGGCTAAGCTTGTAGATGCTGCGGGTGTTGATGTGATTCTGGTTGGTGATTCAGCATCAAATGTAATGGCCGGGCATGAAACTACACTTCCTATTACTCTAGATCAGATGATTTATCATGCAGCTGCAGTAGTAAGGGCGGTTGAAAGAGCATTGGTAGTTGTCGATATTCCTTTCGGATCATATCAAGGCAATTCTTCTGAAGCTTTAAGGTCCTCTATCAGGATTATGAAAGAATCAGGTGGACATGCAGTTAAAATGGAAGGTGGGGCTGAGATTCAAGAATCTATCAAAAGAATTTTAAGTGCAGGAATTCCTGTAATGGGGCATTTAGGTTTAACACCTCAATCTATTTATAAATTTGGAACCTATACCGTTCGAGCAAAGGAAGAAGCGGAAGCAGAAAAGCTAATTGAGGATGCTAAAATTTTAGAAGAATGTGGATGCTTTAGCATCGTTTTAGAAAAAATACCTGCTGAACTTGCTAAAAGAGTAGCAAAAGAAGTAAACATTCCAATAATTGGTATTGGTGCGGGACCATATGTGGATGGCCAAGTTTTAGTATTACATGACTTATTGGGAATTACTACTGAATTTAAACCAAGGTTTTTAAGACACTACGCTAAATTAGATACTACAATAACAGAGGCTATTGGTAAATATGTAGAAGATGTTAAAAATGTAGACTTTCCTAACCAAGATGAAATGTATTAA
- a CDS encoding NADP-dependent isocitrate dehydrogenase: MSKTAKILYTKTDEAPALATYSFLPIIKAFTDSAGIVVETRDISLAGRIISQFPERLKAEQQINDDLAELGEIAKTPEANIVKLPNISASIPQLKAAIKELQALGYNLPDYPDEPKNDEEKSIKAKYDNVKGSAVNPVLREGNSDRRAPKAVKEYAKKHPHSMGKWSKDSKSHVASMTEGDFYGSEKSLTIPAATEVKIDLKTKSGNVKNLKSGLKLQEGEIIDAAVMSAASLNAFLKEQKEEAKKAGVLFSIHLKATMMKVSDPIIFGHAVKAFFEPVFKKHQETLDQLGVDVNNGFASLLSQIEGLAEDKRKEIEADIEACYNDGPDLAMVNSDKGITNLHVPSDVIIDASMPAMIRTSGQMWNKNNQTQDTKAIIPDRSYAGVYQETIDFCKQNGALDPATMGSVSNVGLMAQKAEEYGSHDKTFEIPEAGTVEVTDSNGNVLLSHEVSEGDIWRMCQVKDAPIKDWVKLGVNRAKDTDNPAVFWLDRNRAHDSELIKKVNEYLKDHDTNGLEIKIMSPVEATRYSLERIVKGQDTISVTGNVLRDYLTDLFPILEVGTSAKMLSIVPLMNGGGLFETGAGGSAPKHVQQFMEEGHLRWDSLGEFLALAVSLDHLGKTFDNEKAKILGAALDNATSKFLEENKSPSRKVNEIDNRGSHFYLAMYWAEALANQNEDADLKKIFSKVAEVMKAKEAQINEELLEAQGKAVDMGGYYKPEESILIKQMRPSNTLNEILDSIVS, encoded by the coding sequence ATGTCGAAAACCGCAAAGATTTTATATACCAAAACAGATGAAGCACCTGCTTTAGCAACATATTCTTTTTTACCAATTATAAAAGCATTCACTGATTCAGCAGGAATAGTGGTTGAAACTCGTGATATTTCTTTGGCGGGTCGTATAATTTCTCAGTTCCCTGAAAGACTTAAAGCTGAACAGCAAATCAATGATGATTTAGCTGAACTAGGCGAGATTGCAAAAACACCAGAAGCTAATATTGTAAAGCTTCCAAATATTAGTGCATCAATTCCTCAATTGAAGGCCGCAATTAAAGAATTACAAGCATTAGGTTATAATCTTCCGGATTATCCAGATGAGCCTAAAAATGATGAAGAAAAATCTATAAAGGCAAAATATGATAATGTAAAGGGTAGTGCCGTTAACCCTGTTTTAAGAGAAGGGAACTCTGATAGAAGAGCCCCAAAAGCTGTTAAGGAATATGCTAAGAAGCATCCACACAGCATGGGCAAATGGAGTAAAGATTCAAAAAGCCATGTGGCAAGTATGACTGAAGGTGATTTTTACGGAAGTGAAAAATCACTTACTATCCCTGCTGCTACTGAGGTTAAAATTGATTTGAAAACAAAGTCCGGAAACGTAAAAAACCTTAAAAGTGGTTTGAAGCTGCAAGAAGGTGAAATAATTGATGCAGCAGTTATGAGTGCGGCTTCATTAAATGCATTCTTAAAAGAACAAAAAGAGGAAGCGAAGAAAGCAGGAGTATTGTTTTCTATTCACTTGAAAGCTACTATGATGAAAGTGTCTGATCCAATTATTTTTGGTCATGCAGTTAAAGCTTTCTTTGAACCAGTTTTCAAAAAGCATCAAGAAACATTAGACCAATTAGGTGTTGATGTGAATAATGGTTTTGCTTCTTTATTATCACAAATTGAAGGCTTAGCTGAAGATAAAAGAAAAGAGATAGAAGCTGATATTGAGGCATGCTATAATGATGGTCCAGATTTAGCAATGGTAAATTCTGACAAAGGGATCACGAATCTTCATGTGCCAAGTGATGTCATTATTGATGCTTCTATGCCTGCTATGATCAGAACCTCTGGTCAGATGTGGAATAAGAATAATCAAACTCAGGACACAAAAGCTATCATTCCGGATAGAAGTTATGCAGGCGTTTATCAGGAAACTATAGATTTCTGTAAGCAAAATGGAGCTTTAGATCCTGCTACTATGGGAAGCGTTTCCAATGTTGGTTTGATGGCACAGAAAGCTGAAGAATATGGTTCTCATGATAAAACTTTTGAAATTCCAGAAGCAGGAACTGTAGAAGTTACCGACTCTAATGGAAATGTTTTATTAAGTCATGAAGTATCAGAAGGTGATATTTGGAGAATGTGTCAGGTAAAAGATGCTCCGATTAAAGACTGGGTGAAACTAGGTGTTAACAGAGCAAAGGATACTGATAACCCAGCAGTTTTCTGGTTAGATAGAAATCGTGCACACGATTCAGAATTAATAAAGAAAGTGAATGAGTACTTAAAAGATCATGATACTAATGGCTTAGAAATCAAAATCATGAGTCCTGTGGAGGCTACTCGTTATTCTTTAGAAAGAATTGTAAAAGGGCAGGATACTATTTCAGTGACTGGAAATGTATTAAGAGATTACTTAACGGATTTATTCCCAATTTTAGAAGTGGGGACGAGTGCGAAAATGTTATCTATTGTTCCATTAATGAATGGTGGTGGTTTATTTGAAACAGGCGCTGGAGGTTCAGCTCCTAAGCACGTTCAGCAATTTATGGAGGAAGGTCACTTGAGATGGGATTCATTGGGTGAGTTTTTAGCGTTGGCAGTTTCATTAGATCATTTAGGTAAAACCTTTGATAATGAGAAAGCTAAAATTTTAGGAGCTGCTTTAGATAATGCAACCTCTAAATTCTTAGAAGAAAACAAGTCACCTTCTAGGAAAGTGAATGAAATTGATAACAGAGGAAGTCACTTCTATTTAGCAATGTACTGGGCTGAAGCTTTAGCCAATCAAAATGAAGATGCTGATCTTAAAAAGATTTTCAGTAAAGTTGCTGAAGTTATGAAAGCAAAAGAAGCTCAAATAAATGAAGAATTATTAGAAGCTCAAGGAAAAGCGGTTGATATGGGAGGCTACTATAAACCCGAAGAAAGCATATTGATCAAGCAAATGAGACCAAGCAATACACTAAATGAAATATTAGACTCAATAGTTTCATAA
- a CDS encoding cytochrome-c peroxidase, translating to MPKLHKQYISIALFLLGMIVSACDDTEFVPEYAIEVPENLGDFLPQNERNLITEKGVLLGEKIFFDQRFSSNGKVSCASCHKPEKAFTDGVALSNLGVSGKALHRNSPTLANIAWADGLFWDGGALNLESLSFGPLTHVDEMNNDLDSLVGWLSDDPDYYPLFMEAFPNLGVSSASISRALAQFQRSLISANSKYDQYARADKNIFSSAEKRGLQLFTQHCSSCHQSDHFTDYSYHNNGLDSVFTDTSFEEVFKGRYRITRDPEDLGKYKTPTLRNIALTAPYMHDGRFPTLESVLLHYAEGVQKSETLSPLLKEGGKVGIKLSHQEQSDIIEFLHTLTDKEFINKY from the coding sequence ATGCCAAAATTACATAAGCAATATATTTCTATAGCTTTATTTCTCTTGGGAATGATAGTGAGCGCTTGTGATGATACGGAATTTGTACCAGAATATGCAATAGAGGTTCCGGAGAATCTAGGTGATTTTCTACCACAAAATGAGCGCAATTTAATAACAGAAAAAGGAGTGCTGCTTGGAGAAAAAATCTTTTTCGATCAGCGATTTTCATCCAATGGAAAAGTCTCCTGTGCAAGCTGCCATAAGCCCGAAAAAGCCTTTACTGATGGTGTAGCGCTGTCGAACTTAGGAGTTTCAGGAAAGGCCTTGCATAGGAATTCACCTACTCTAGCCAATATTGCCTGGGCAGATGGTCTTTTTTGGGATGGAGGAGCACTTAATTTAGAATCTTTAAGTTTTGGACCACTTACGCATGTAGATGAAATGAATAATGATTTGGATAGCCTTGTTGGCTGGTTGTCTGATGATCCAGATTACTATCCCTTATTCATGGAGGCATTTCCTAATTTAGGGGTTTCTTCTGCTTCCATTTCCAGAGCCTTGGCACAATTTCAGCGTAGCCTGATCTCTGCAAATTCAAAATACGACCAATACGCCAGAGCTGATAAAAATATATTTTCATCGGCTGAAAAAAGAGGACTTCAATTATTCACTCAGCATTGTAGCAGCTGCCACCAATCAGATCACTTTACAGATTACAGCTATCATAATAACGGACTTGATTCCGTTTTTACCGACACCTCTTTTGAAGAGGTATTTAAAGGAAGATATCGAATCACTAGAGATCCTGAGGATCTGGGAAAATATAAGACTCCGACTTTACGAAATATAGCTTTAACAGCGCCTTACATGCATGATGGCAGATTTCCAACTTTAGAAAGTGTGCTATTGCATTATGCAGAGGGAGTTCAAAAATCCGAAACTTTATCACCGCTTCTAAAAGAAGGCGGGAAAGTCGGAATTAAACTAAGTCATCAAGAGCAAAGTGATATTATCGAGTTTCTGCACACATTAACTGACAAAGAATTTATAAACAAATATTGA